The segment GCCAATGGCGGCGCCATGAGCCCGGCGATGATGCCGCCCAGCGGCACGCCTGTCTGCTTGATGGAATAGACCACGTTGCGGTAGCGGCTGGGGGTATAACGGGTGAGCAGGACTGCTGCCGCCGGGTTCGTCATGCCGTAGGAGATACCGAGCAACACCGTGGTAATGGCCAGGGCCCAGGGCGTGCCCAGCAGGGCGATGCCGCAGCCGGCTGCGACCAGCAGCATGGCGTACTGGCTGGAGCGACAGGCTCCATGGCGCCGGACCATTCCGCCCGCCTGGGTGGATGTCACCATGGCGAAACCGTAGAGCAGACTGACCTGCAGGCCCACGAGGCCGGCGGCGATACCGAAGCTCCCGGCGATCTGCGGCGCCAGGGTTGGCACCAGCAGCATGGCGGCGCTGCACAGGGCCTGTACCCAGGTGGTGGTGGACAGGACGGCGACCACGCCCGGGTCTGCACCTTCGGCGGATTCTTGAGGCAATGGATTACTCAGCGTGTTTGCCCTGGTTACGGATCACAGGCTTCCAGACCGCCGTGCTCCACGCGGATGAGTTCGTCCACGGGGTAGTCCAGGGACGCAGCCTTGGCGATGATCTCATCGAGCGTGTCTTCCGGCAGGGTGGTTTCCCGAGCGAGAATCCAGAGATAGCCGCGTGTCGGCCCGGACACCGCGGCCCACTGGTAGTCGTCCTTGTCCAGGGCAAAGACGTGATAGCCGCCATGGATCGGCCAGAAGAAGGTCACTGATAGGCTCGCCGTGTCGGTGCTGCCCTGGAATCGCGCACGGCCATCGATGGCGTTCCAGCGACAGGTGTCCGGATCAAAGCCGCGATTATGCACATCCACGGTGCCGTCGTCGCGCAAGCGATAGGTTGCGCTGACATTGGTGAGGCCCCGTTCGAAGCGGTGATCGAGCCGCATGATCGAGTACCAAGTGCCGTCATAGCGGGTCACATCGAAGCCGGTAACGGGCTCCACACCGCGAGGAACCCCCGTGCATGCCACGAGCAACACGGCGGCCAATGCCAGGGCCAAGCATTTCACTGGAATTCCGCGAGTCTTTCCGCACATGTATCAATGCCTGTCAATTTCGACGCCGCCGGGATGAACTGCGCAAGTATATAGTGGCAGCCAGCGTCGGCAGACGCGACCATTCCACGCATCACTCCGATGCGGACAAAAGGGCGACGGACATGTTCGAAGGCTTTGCCGAACGGGATTTCACGACTGGCGAAACACCTATTCACTACCGGATCGGGGGTGATGGGCCGCCCTTGGTTCTGCTTCACGGGTATCCCCAGACCCACATGATGTGGCATGCGGTGGCGCCGCTTCTGGCGGAAACGCACACGGTGATCTGTCCGGACCTCCGCGGCTATGGCGCCAGTGGCAGGCCACCGTCGGATGCGTCGCACACCACCTACAGCAAGCGTGCCATGGGCGCGGACATCATCGACCTCATGGACGAGCTGGGCTATCGGCAATTCAAACTGGCTGGCCATGACCGTGGTGGTCGCGTTGCCCATCGACTGGCGCTGGATCATCCGCATCGGCTGGAAGGCGTCGCGGTGCTCGATATCGTGCCGACACTCCACTTGTTTGAAACCCTGGGCCAGGCGGTGGCTACCGGCTACTATCACTGGTTGTTTCTGATTCAGCCCGATGGGCTGCCGGAACGCCTGATTGGCAATGATCCGGCCTACTATTGCCGGGAAAAACTGCGCCGCTGGAGTCATCATCACGATGCTTTCGCCGCCGAGGCCGTCGATGCCTATGTCGAGGCGTTCTGTCGCCCCGACACCATTCATGCGACCTGCGAGGATTACCGTGCCGGTGCCACCATCGATCTCGAGCATCATCGGGCCGATGGTGACAAGCTGGTGGAAATCCCCATGCTCGCCCTCTGGGGCCTTCATGGCCTCATGGAGAAGCACTATGACGTGCTGGGTGTCTGGCGTCGGCACGGCCATGATGTGACCGGCGAGGCGCTGGATTGCGGTCACTTCCTTCCCGAGGAAGCGCCGCAGGATACCGCCCGCGCATTGCGCCTTTTCTTCAACTGACGCCTGCCCCGCTAACCATTACGGAGATCACATGCAATTCGACTTTGACGAGGTTGTTGATAGGCACCAGACCGGCAGCGACAAAT is part of the Natronocella acetinitrilica genome and harbors:
- a CDS encoding lipocalin family protein; its protein translation is MKCLALALAAVLLVACTGVPRGVEPVTGFDVTRYDGTWYSIMRLDHRFERGLTNVSATYRLRDDGTVDVHNRGFDPDTCRWNAIDGRARFQGSTDTASLSVTFFWPIHGGYHVFALDKDDYQWAAVSGPTRGYLWILARETTLPEDTLDEIIAKAASLDYPVDELIRVEHGGLEACDP
- a CDS encoding alpha/beta fold hydrolase; its protein translation is MFEGFAERDFTTGETPIHYRIGGDGPPLVLLHGYPQTHMMWHAVAPLLAETHTVICPDLRGYGASGRPPSDASHTTYSKRAMGADIIDLMDELGYRQFKLAGHDRGGRVAHRLALDHPHRLEGVAVLDIVPTLHLFETLGQAVATGYYHWLFLIQPDGLPERLIGNDPAYYCREKLRRWSHHHDAFAAEAVDAYVEAFCRPDTIHATCEDYRAGATIDLEHHRADGDKLVEIPMLALWGLHGLMEKHYDVLGVWRRHGHDVTGEALDCGHFLPEEAPQDTARALRLFFN